From Serinicoccus profundi, the proteins below share one genomic window:
- a CDS encoding ATP-dependent DNA helicase, which produces MPPTADLEDLIAAAVGGVGGSDRPGQLQMAQAVERAVEREEHLLVQAGTGTGKSLAYLVPAIAHAVRTGKPAVVATATLALQAQIVDRDLPRIAEALAPLLGRRPTFALVKGRSNYLCQHKLVGGFPDDDEDTLLGMGQVDRERSRLGEEVTRLREWSELTESGDRDELVPGVSNRAWRQVSVTAHECLGSKCPVAADCFVELSRAAAAEVDVIVTNHSFMAIDAFEGRFMLPEHDLLVIDEAHELTDRVTSTITDEVTSSSVSVAARRAGKGEAAQRLAETTELLESTLADLPEGKLAALPDRLVTALQLVRDAARATLSEIKPDKGAEADGATQMAQAAVQDVFDTSERVLGEADLDVVWISQDQRRGPVLRVAPMSVAMMVRDKIFEDRTVVLTSATLELGGTFDAVAGTIGLRGAGAPAWEGLDVGSPFDYPAQAIAYVASHLPPPGREGAGPAVFDEMEQLIRAAGGRTLGLFSSRRAAEAAAEEMRGRLSDTDISIRCQGDDQLPTLVREFASEPSACLFGTLSLWQGVDVPGSACQLVLVDRIPFPRPDDPLTSARTEAIGRMGGNGFMAVSATHAALRLAQGAGRLIRRADDRGVVAFLDSRMISARYAGFLQRSLPPFWPTTDTALVLGALRRLDETAAEPLPVAEPGARGLGGAPLVQAGGTVPVARSPRTAVTGGHAWTAEQDEELRDGVESSVGLTELAEHLGLAPDLVTARLSQLGLELEQAGSVTGSS; this is translated from the coding sequence ATGCCACCCACCGCCGACCTCGAGGACCTCATCGCCGCCGCCGTCGGTGGGGTCGGCGGCAGTGACCGGCCCGGCCAGCTGCAGATGGCCCAGGCGGTCGAGCGGGCCGTCGAGCGCGAGGAGCACCTCCTCGTCCAGGCCGGCACCGGCACCGGCAAGTCGCTGGCCTACCTCGTCCCGGCGATCGCGCACGCCGTCCGCACCGGCAAGCCCGCTGTGGTCGCCACGGCGACCTTGGCGCTGCAGGCCCAGATCGTCGACCGCGACCTGCCCCGGATCGCCGAGGCCCTCGCCCCGCTGCTCGGCCGACGCCCGACGTTCGCGCTGGTCAAGGGACGGTCCAACTACCTCTGCCAGCACAAGCTGGTGGGTGGCTTCCCCGACGACGACGAGGACACCCTGCTGGGGATGGGCCAGGTGGACCGGGAGCGTTCGCGGCTCGGCGAGGAGGTCACCCGCCTGCGGGAGTGGTCCGAGCTCACCGAGTCCGGGGACCGGGACGAGCTCGTGCCGGGTGTGAGCAACCGGGCCTGGCGGCAGGTGTCGGTGACCGCCCACGAGTGCCTGGGCAGCAAGTGCCCGGTCGCCGCCGACTGCTTCGTCGAGCTCTCCCGCGCGGCCGCCGCGGAGGTCGACGTCATCGTCACCAACCACAGCTTCATGGCGATCGACGCCTTCGAGGGCCGCTTCATGCTGCCCGAGCACGACCTGCTCGTCATCGACGAGGCGCACGAGCTCACCGACCGGGTCACCTCGACCATCACCGACGAGGTGACCTCCTCGTCGGTGTCGGTGGCGGCGCGTCGGGCGGGGAAGGGTGAGGCGGCGCAGCGGTTGGCGGAGACCACCGAGCTGCTCGAGTCGACGCTGGCGGACCTGCCCGAGGGCAAGCTCGCCGCCCTGCCCGACCGGCTCGTCACCGCGCTGCAGCTGGTCCGCGACGCCGCCCGGGCGACTCTCAGCGAGATCAAGCCGGACAAGGGCGCCGAGGCCGACGGGGCCACGCAGATGGCACAGGCCGCCGTGCAGGACGTCTTCGACACCAGCGAGCGTGTGCTCGGCGAGGCCGACCTCGACGTCGTATGGATCAGCCAGGACCAGCGTCGCGGCCCGGTGCTCCGGGTGGCGCCCATGAGTGTGGCGATGATGGTGCGGGACAAGATCTTCGAGGACCGCACGGTCGTCCTCACCTCCGCGACGCTGGAGCTCGGCGGCACCTTCGATGCCGTCGCCGGGACCATCGGTCTGCGGGGCGCGGGGGCACCGGCGTGGGAGGGGCTCGATGTCGGTTCGCCCTTCGACTACCCCGCGCAGGCGATCGCGTATGTCGCCTCGCACCTCCCGCCGCCGGGGCGCGAGGGCGCAGGGCCGGCCGTCTTCGACGAGATGGAGCAGCTGATCCGTGCCGCGGGTGGCCGGACCCTCGGGCTCTTCAGCTCCCGGCGGGCAGCCGAGGCAGCGGCCGAGGAGATGCGGGGCAGGTTGTCCGACACCGACATCTCCATCCGGTGCCAGGGCGATGACCAGCTCCCGACCCTGGTGCGCGAGTTCGCCTCCGAACCGAGCGCCTGCCTCTTCGGCACGTTGTCGCTGTGGCAGGGCGTGGACGTGCCGGGCTCGGCCTGCCAGCTGGTGCTCGTCGACCGGATCCCCTTCCCCCGCCCGGACGACCCGCTGACCTCGGCCCGCACCGAGGCGATCGGCCGGATGGGCGGCAACGGCTTCATGGCCGTCTCGGCCACGCATGCGGCGCTGCGCCTCGCTCAGGGTGCCGGCCGGCTCATCCGGCGGGCGGACGACCGTGGTGTGGTGGCCTTCCTCGACTCACGGATGATCAGCGCGAGGTATGCCGGGTTCCTCCAGCGGTCCCTGCCGCCGTTCTGGCCGACCACCGACACCGCCCTCGTGCTGGGCGCCTTGCGCCGGCTCGACGAGACGGCGGCCGAGCCGCTGCCGGTGGCCGAGCCCGGAGCCCGAGGGCTGGGAGGGGCCCCGCTGGTGCAGGCCGGCGGAACGGTGCCGGTGGCGCGCTCTCCCCGCACTGCCGTGACCGGCGGGCACGCATGGACCGCGGAGCAGGACGAGGAGCTACGCGACGGCGTCGAGTCCTCGGTCGGGCTGACCGAGCTGGCCGAGCATCTCGGCCTGGCGCCCGACCTGGTCACCGCCCGGCTCAGCCAGCTCGGACTCGAGCTGGAGCAGGCCGGGTCGGTGACCGGGTCGAGCTAG
- a CDS encoding CHRD domain-containing protein, whose amino-acid sequence MRTTNTARPTRRGLTAAAGGLGALALVAAGTLPASAETEVEMPDTFTSAYSVTATPDAVVDAEGNPAPGEEGATGMFTFMINSDEEIICYDIELTGVTGEYESPAKTATHIHQANAGEGGPPRLSFPNPTGDGDVRTSAGCLQGPFTTGLEGDDGNDTGEGFSLTEIEANPAGFSADTHTAEFLPGTVRGQLQEIPVGGAETGGEAAGSSDPLLIGLGAGVMALGLGGVLLAGRGRQQN is encoded by the coding sequence ATGCGCACGACGAACACCGCCCGTCCCACCCGCCGGGGCCTCACCGCCGCAGCCGGTGGCCTCGGGGCGCTCGCCCTGGTCGCCGCCGGCACTCTGCCCGCCAGCGCCGAGACCGAGGTGGAGATGCCCGACACCTTCACCTCCGCCTACTCGGTCACGGCCACGCCCGACGCCGTCGTCGACGCGGAGGGCAACCCCGCCCCCGGCGAGGAGGGCGCGACGGGGATGTTCACCTTCATGATCAACTCCGACGAGGAGATCATCTGCTACGACATCGAGCTCACCGGCGTCACCGGCGAGTACGAGAGCCCCGCCAAGACGGCCACCCACATCCACCAGGCCAACGCCGGTGAGGGCGGCCCGCCGCGTCTGTCCTTCCCCAACCCCACCGGTGACGGCGACGTCCGTACCAGCGCGGGGTGCCTGCAGGGACCGTTCACGACGGGCCTGGAGGGCGATGACGGCAACGACACCGGCGAGGGCTTCTCGCTGACAGAGATCGAGGCGAACCCGGCCGGCTTCTCCGCCGACACCCACACCGCCGAGTTCCTTCCCGGCACCGTGCGCGGCCAGCTGCAGGAGATCCCCGTCGGAGGCGCGGAGACCGGCGGCGAGGCCGCCGGCTCGAGCGACCCGCTGCTCATCGGCCTCGGTGCCGGTGTCATGGCACTGGGTCTCGGTGGGGTCCTGCTGGCGGGTCGCGGGCGCCAGCAGAACTGA
- a CDS encoding sigma-70 family RNA polymerase sigma factor has product MTTVGHAVLDLTAPRKARLLSGRDFDVARAFTEHGSLLLGIAANALGDRHAAEDCVQETLVRAWRARESFNPSRGSERTWLVAITRHVIIDTVRARARRPVDVRAALPEPPPEPGVDERVADRLTLVAGLAQLSPEHRQVVVEVQVRGLSYDELAQRTGVGVGTLRRRMYYALRALRATVSEEADHDDA; this is encoded by the coding sequence ATGACCACGGTCGGCCACGCTGTGCTGGACCTCACTGCCCCACGGAAGGCGAGACTGCTGAGCGGACGGGACTTCGACGTCGCACGCGCCTTCACCGAGCACGGCTCGCTCCTGCTCGGGATCGCGGCCAACGCGCTCGGCGACCGGCACGCGGCCGAGGACTGCGTGCAGGAGACGCTGGTGCGCGCCTGGCGCGCGCGGGAGTCCTTCAACCCCTCCCGGGGCTCGGAGCGGACGTGGCTGGTGGCGATCACGCGCCACGTCATCATCGACACCGTGCGGGCCCGGGCCCGTCGGCCCGTCGACGTGCGGGCCGCGCTGCCCGAACCGCCGCCGGAGCCAGGCGTTGACGAGCGGGTGGCCGACCGGCTCACCCTGGTCGCCGGGCTCGCGCAGCTGAGCCCGGAGCATCGGCAGGTGGTCGTGGAGGTGCAGGTGCGCGGGCTCTCCTACGACGAGCTCGCCCAACGCACCGGGGTGGGCGTGGGGACCCTGCGCCGCCGGATGTACTACGCCTTGCGCGCGCTGCGCGCCACCGTCTCCGAGGAGGCCGATCATGACGATGCCTGA
- a CDS encoding DUF952 domain-containing protein, protein MSTDETQPEPGAALWHLAERAHWDAALRVGSDDRSTRGGSLRDVGFVHASRPEQLPGVARAIYSHHEEELVVLEIDPAVLAEQGVEVRVEPSDPADPGSERFPHLYGPLPTSAVRRTRAAKVDKGWLELGPWEDTAMERQR, encoded by the coding sequence ATGAGCACGGACGAGACCCAGCCGGAGCCCGGGGCGGCGCTGTGGCACCTGGCTGAGCGCGCCCACTGGGACGCCGCGCTCCGGGTGGGGAGCGACGACCGGTCGACCCGAGGGGGCTCACTGCGTGACGTGGGCTTCGTCCACGCCAGTCGCCCAGAGCAGCTCCCCGGTGTCGCACGGGCGATCTACTCGCACCACGAGGAGGAGCTCGTCGTCCTCGAGATCGACCCGGCCGTTCTCGCCGAGCAGGGGGTGGAGGTCCGGGTGGAGCCCTCCGACCCGGCCGACCCCGGCTCCGAGCGCTTCCCGCACCTCTACGGCCCGCTGCCCACGTCCGCCGTCCGACGCACCCGCGCAGCCAAGGTCGACAAGGGGTGGCTCGAGCTCGGCCCCTGGGAGGACACGGCCATGGAGCGGCAGCGATGA
- the holA gene encoding DNA polymerase III subunit delta translates to MSAPPTLALITGPEDLLAERGVDSVVAAVRAVEPETEVVRVHPMSYQPGELLVHASPSLFGGWNVIVVHDLDEADDALVEDLGSYLAQPADAVTLIVRHKSGNRGKRVLDALKKGGARVIEAKAVKTDRDKHDFVTGEFRAARRKIAPEAVGALVLAVGKDLRELASACEQLTRDVDGLVEVEDVTTYYGEKVETTGFRVAEAALAGDEARAMALLRHAMLGGLDPVPIVAVLAMQLRQVGKVASAGRGGSAQLARDLGMAPWQVDAARRTSQGWDGPRLGSAIQAVAQADVDVKGGIRTEAAVRSPEYAVEQAVLAVCRQRNG, encoded by the coding sequence ATGAGCGCGCCCCCGACCCTCGCGCTCATCACCGGCCCGGAGGACCTCCTCGCCGAGCGCGGTGTCGACTCCGTCGTGGCCGCCGTGCGCGCCGTCGAGCCGGAGACCGAGGTGGTGCGGGTCCATCCGATGAGCTACCAGCCGGGGGAGCTGCTCGTGCACGCCAGCCCGAGCCTCTTCGGCGGGTGGAACGTCATCGTCGTGCATGACCTCGACGAGGCCGACGACGCGCTCGTCGAGGATCTCGGCAGCTATCTCGCCCAGCCCGCAGATGCCGTCACCCTCATCGTCCGGCACAAGAGCGGCAACCGCGGCAAGCGCGTCCTCGACGCGCTCAAGAAGGGCGGCGCCCGGGTCATCGAGGCCAAGGCGGTCAAGACCGACCGCGACAAGCACGACTTCGTCACCGGGGAGTTCCGCGCCGCGCGGCGCAAGATCGCGCCCGAGGCGGTCGGCGCCCTCGTGCTGGCCGTAGGGAAGGACCTGCGCGAGCTGGCCTCCGCCTGCGAGCAGCTCACGCGCGACGTGGACGGCCTGGTCGAGGTCGAGGACGTCACCACCTACTACGGCGAGAAGGTCGAGACGACCGGTTTCCGGGTCGCCGAGGCGGCGCTCGCCGGTGACGAGGCCAGGGCGATGGCGTTGCTCCGGCACGCCATGCTCGGCGGGCTCGACCCGGTGCCGATCGTGGCGGTGCTGGCGATGCAGCTGCGCCAGGTCGGCAAGGTCGCCTCTGCCGGTCGCGGGGGGTCCGCCCAGCTCGCCCGCGACCTCGGGATGGCGCCCTGGCAGGTGGACGCCGCGCGCCGCACCAGCCAGGGCTGGGACGGCCCCCGGCTCGGCTCGGCGATCCAGGCCGTCGCCCAGGCCGACGTGGACGTCAAGGGCGGGATCCGGACCGAGGCGGCGGTGCGCAGCCCGGAGTATGCCGTCGAGCAGGCGGTCCTCGCCGTGTGCCGTCAGCGCAACGGTTGA
- the rpsT gene encoding 30S ribosomal protein S20: MANIKSQIKRVKTNAARTERNRAHKSELRTFLRKFREAADGGDSGKAAEALHAASRKLDKAVTKGVIHKNQAANKKSAMAKRFNTLGG, translated from the coding sequence GTGGCAAACATCAAGAGCCAGATCAAGCGCGTCAAGACCAACGCTGCGCGCACCGAGCGCAACCGCGCCCACAAGTCCGAGCTGCGCACCTTCCTGCGCAAGTTCCGCGAGGCCGCGGACGGTGGTGACAGCGGCAAGGCCGCCGAGGCCCTGCACGCCGCGTCGCGCAAGCTGGACAAGGCGGTCACCAAGGGCGTCATCCACAAGAACCAGGCCGCCAACAAGAAGTCGGCCATGGCCAAGCGCTTCAACACCCTCGGCGGCTGA
- the leuS gene encoding leucine--tRNA ligase: MSERIPQHRYTAEVAGEIERRWQQRWADEDTFASANPAGPWAAPDDARLADGREHRVVMDMFPYPSGAGMHVGHPLGYVATDVHARFLRTTGANVMYAMGFDAFGLPAEHYAVQTGQHPRATTEEAMATYRRQMRMIGLSHEPRRTFATIDPDYVRWTQWIFQRIYDSWYDPQAAPREGSGQLAPGRARPISELVAQFVSGERELPDGRAWEQLSPPERARVLDDYRLAYVSEAPVNWCPGLGTVLANEEVTADGKSERGDFPVFKRNLSQWMMRITAYADRLTDDLERLDWPERVRLMQRHWIGRSAGAQVAFPVATAAGEAAQLEVFTTRPDTLFGATFMVVAPEHPLVEAIVPEAWPSGTKDAWTGGAATPLEAVTAYQRQASTRSDLERQTEGRAKSGVFSGAFATNPVTGTRIPVFVADYVLMGYGTGAIMAVPGQDQRDWDFATVFDLPIIRTVQPGADHPEDEAFTGEGLAINSANDELSLDGLGVAEAKERMLVWLEETGRGEATVTYRLRDWLFSRQRYWGEPFPVVWDEDGVAHPVPDEQLPVTLPDVPDYSPRTFAPDDAQSEPEAPLARATDWVDTTMDLGDGRGPIPVRRETNTMPNWAGSCWYYLRYLDPANDAAPVDPAVEEYWIGPREQTVAGAPEGSVDPGGVDLYVGGVEHAVLHLLYARFWHKVLFDLGYVSSEEPFRRLINQGMIEAYVYRDARGFAVPAAEVEEHTSSGGGPSTFTWEGQPVTQEYGKMGKSLKNVVTPDEMVDQFGADTFRVYEMSMGPLEQYRPWETRAVVGSQRFLQRLWRNVIDEETGEVTVIDDAPSPELTKALHRTIDAVAADYAALRTNTAIARMIELNNLLTKLDAVPRAVVEPLVQMVAPVAPHVAAELWERLGHGDLTYAPFPQADPTQLVEDTVTAVVQVKGKVRDRLEVAADISEADLEALAMGSEKVQRFLDGASVRKVIVRAPSLVNIVV, translated from the coding sequence ATGAGCGAGCGCATCCCCCAGCACCGCTACACCGCCGAGGTGGCCGGCGAGATCGAGCGCCGGTGGCAGCAGCGGTGGGCGGACGAGGACACCTTCGCCTCCGCCAACCCGGCCGGTCCGTGGGCCGCTCCGGACGACGCACGGCTGGCCGACGGGCGTGAGCACCGGGTGGTCATGGACATGTTCCCCTACCCCTCGGGGGCCGGGATGCACGTCGGTCACCCCCTCGGGTACGTCGCGACCGACGTCCACGCACGCTTCCTGCGGACCACCGGCGCCAACGTCATGTATGCCATGGGCTTCGACGCCTTCGGCCTGCCCGCCGAGCACTACGCGGTCCAGACCGGTCAGCATCCACGGGCCACCACGGAGGAGGCCATGGCGACCTACCGGCGCCAGATGCGGATGATCGGCCTCTCGCACGAGCCGCGGCGCACCTTCGCGACGATCGACCCGGACTACGTGCGCTGGACGCAGTGGATCTTCCAACGGATCTACGACTCGTGGTACGACCCGCAGGCGGCCCCGCGTGAGGGATCAGGCCAGCTGGCGCCGGGGCGCGCGCGGCCCATCAGCGAGCTGGTCGCGCAGTTCGTCTCCGGCGAGCGGGAGCTGCCCGACGGCCGGGCCTGGGAGCAGCTGTCGCCGCCCGAGCGCGCACGGGTCCTGGACGACTACCGGCTGGCCTACGTCTCCGAGGCGCCGGTCAACTGGTGCCCCGGGCTGGGCACCGTCCTGGCCAACGAGGAGGTCACCGCCGACGGCAAGTCCGAGCGCGGCGACTTCCCGGTCTTCAAGCGCAACCTGTCGCAGTGGATGATGAGGATCACGGCGTATGCCGACCGTCTCACCGACGACCTGGAGCGGCTGGACTGGCCCGAGCGGGTGCGCCTCATGCAACGCCACTGGATCGGCCGGTCGGCGGGCGCGCAGGTCGCCTTCCCGGTGGCCACCGCGGCGGGCGAGGCGGCGCAGCTCGAGGTCTTCACCACCCGGCCCGACACCCTCTTCGGCGCGACCTTCATGGTCGTGGCGCCCGAGCACCCCCTCGTCGAGGCGATCGTGCCCGAGGCCTGGCCGAGCGGCACCAAGGACGCCTGGACCGGCGGTGCCGCGACCCCGCTCGAGGCGGTCACGGCATACCAGCGGCAGGCCTCGACCCGGAGCGACCTCGAGCGCCAGACCGAGGGCAGGGCCAAGAGCGGCGTCTTCAGCGGTGCCTTCGCGACCAACCCGGTGACCGGGACCCGCATCCCCGTCTTCGTCGCCGACTACGTGCTCATGGGCTACGGCACCGGCGCGATCATGGCCGTGCCCGGGCAGGACCAGCGCGACTGGGACTTCGCCACCGTCTTCGACCTGCCGATCATCCGCACCGTCCAGCCGGGCGCCGACCACCCGGAGGACGAGGCGTTCACCGGTGAGGGCCTGGCGATCAACTCCGCCAACGACGAGCTCAGCCTGGACGGCCTGGGGGTCGCCGAGGCCAAGGAGCGGATGCTCGTCTGGCTGGAGGAGACGGGCAGGGGCGAGGCCACGGTGACCTACCGGCTGCGCGACTGGCTGTTCAGCCGCCAACGCTACTGGGGAGAGCCGTTCCCCGTCGTGTGGGACGAGGACGGTGTCGCCCACCCCGTGCCCGACGAGCAGCTGCCGGTCACGCTGCCCGACGTGCCCGACTACTCGCCCCGCACCTTCGCCCCCGACGATGCTCAGAGCGAGCCGGAGGCACCCCTGGCGCGGGCCACGGACTGGGTCGACACCACGATGGACCTCGGCGACGGACGTGGGCCGATCCCGGTGCGCCGCGAGACCAACACCATGCCCAACTGGGCCGGGTCGTGCTGGTACTACCTGCGCTACCTGGACCCCGCCAACGACGCCGCTCCGGTCGACCCGGCGGTGGAGGAGTACTGGATCGGTCCGCGCGAGCAGACCGTGGCCGGGGCGCCGGAGGGCTCCGTCGACCCCGGTGGCGTCGACCTCTACGTCGGCGGCGTCGAGCACGCGGTGCTGCACCTGCTCTACGCCCGCTTCTGGCACAAGGTGCTCTTCGACCTGGGCTACGTCAGCAGTGAGGAGCCCTTCCGGCGACTCATCAACCAGGGCATGATCGAGGCCTACGTCTACCGCGACGCGCGCGGTTTCGCCGTGCCGGCGGCCGAGGTGGAGGAGCACACGTCCTCCGGGGGCGGGCCCTCGACCTTCACCTGGGAGGGCCAGCCGGTCACCCAGGAGTACGGCAAGATGGGCAAGTCCCTCAAGAACGTCGTCACCCCCGACGAGATGGTCGACCAGTTCGGCGCCGACACCTTCCGGGTCTACGAGATGAGCATGGGCCCGCTGGAGCAGTACCGTCCGTGGGAGACCCGCGCGGTCGTCGGCAGTCAGCGCTTCCTGCAGCGGCTGTGGCGCAACGTCATCGACGAGGAGACCGGTGAGGTCACGGTCATCGACGACGCGCCGTCGCCGGAGCTGACCAAGGCCCTGCACCGGACCATCGACGCGGTGGCTGCGGACTACGCCGCCCTGCGGACCAACACGGCCATCGCGCGGATGATCGAGCTCAACAACCTGCTCACCAAGCTGGATGCCGTGCCGCGGGCCGTCGTCGAGCCGTTGGTGCAGATGGTGGCACCGGTCGCCCCGCACGTCGCCGCCGAGCTCTGGGAACGCCTGGGGCACGGCGACCTGACCTATGCCCCCTTCCCGCAGGCCGACCCGACCCAGCTCGTGGAGGACACGGTGACGGCCGTGGTGCAGGTCAAGGGCAAGGTCCGCGACCGGCTCGAGGTGGCGGCGGACATCTCCGAGGCCGATCTGGAGGCGCTCGCGATGGGCAGCGAGAAGGTCCAGCGCTTCCTCGACGGGGCCAGCGTGCGCAAGGTCATCGTGCGGGCTCCCAGCCTCGTCAACATCGTGGTCTGA
- a CDS encoding DegV family protein, with amino-acid sequence MDVALLTDSASCLPPGSAPALSVLPLHVVVAGRRGDSREVGHAELVEVLRSSSHGVRVSTSRVSPGEFAEGYRELVARTGCRDIVSVHLSGGVSGTVEAARLAAQAVADEVQVRVVDSRMVGMALGWATQDAATLAASGGSADEVEELVHRRLEGSQAWFYVDTLEHLRRGGRLARSQAVLGSALAIKPLLTLSGGEVVLAERVRTRGKALSRLEVIVADAVAQVRAGGGRPRLGVHELDAEEAAAALAGRLGERLDVETVVLPLDPSLGVHTGPGTLGVVIADAG; translated from the coding sequence GTGGACGTCGCCCTCCTCACCGACAGCGCCAGCTGCCTGCCGCCGGGCAGCGCTCCGGCCCTGAGCGTCCTGCCGCTGCACGTCGTCGTGGCCGGGCGGCGTGGGGACTCCCGCGAGGTGGGCCATGCCGAGCTGGTCGAGGTGCTGCGCTCGTCCTCGCACGGGGTCCGCGTGTCGACCAGCCGGGTGTCGCCCGGCGAGTTCGCCGAGGGCTACCGGGAGCTGGTGGCCCGCACCGGGTGTCGTGACATCGTCTCGGTCCACCTCTCCGGTGGGGTCAGCGGGACGGTCGAGGCCGCGCGCCTGGCTGCGCAGGCGGTGGCCGACGAGGTGCAGGTGCGGGTGGTCGACTCCCGGATGGTCGGTATGGCGTTGGGCTGGGCGACGCAGGACGCGGCCACTCTCGCGGCGTCGGGCGGCAGCGCCGATGAGGTCGAGGAGCTCGTGCACCGCCGGTTGGAGGGCAGCCAGGCGTGGTTCTACGTCGACACCCTGGAGCACCTGCGGCGCGGCGGGCGGCTGGCCCGTTCACAGGCCGTGCTCGGGTCGGCCCTCGCGATCAAGCCCCTGCTCACGCTGAGCGGGGGAGAGGTGGTGCTGGCTGAGCGCGTGCGCACGCGGGGCAAGGCGCTCTCCCGCCTCGAGGTGATCGTGGCCGACGCCGTGGCACAGGTGCGCGCGGGCGGCGGCCGCCCGCGCCTCGGTGTGCACGAGCTGGACGCCGAGGAGGCGGCCGCGGCGCTGGCGGGGCGGCTGGGGGAACGGCTGGACGTGGAGACCGTCGTGCTCCCGCTCGACCCGAGCCTGGGCGTGCACACAGGCCCGGGGACGCTCGGGGTCGTCATCGCCGACGCGGGCTGA
- a CDS encoding ComEA family DNA-binding protein produces MDSGDMEALHEGRHRRRRMLAPDDDAERSKGIDPRLVEPRPRAQVRERDVASEDEGDVAADAEVADGADVVSSLRLVAVPGAGRGAEIGVGARTVGGLLLVAVMVLVVLGARWWWVDQQATALPVAAGLDQEGGSVPAGGGAEGDVGGQAGGGESPAPGAAGEGGSPGTTGDGGSSTPPAAPSAAVGDASGLAAGPVLVHVVGEVAAPGVVELPAGARVVDAIDAAGGLTEAADAGSVNMARAVVDGEQVWVGAPGEDPPVGWVSGARTDTGSGSGSEAGGSAGTGVLAPVDLNRATQADLEELPGIGPVTAGRILAWREEHGGFTAVAELLEVSGIGERTLEQLEPLVVVGR; encoded by the coding sequence ATGGACTCGGGGGACATGGAGGCGCTGCACGAGGGCCGGCACCGCAGACGACGGATGCTCGCGCCGGACGACGACGCCGAACGGAGCAAGGGCATCGACCCGCGTCTCGTCGAGCCGCGTCCTCGCGCGCAGGTGCGGGAGAGGGACGTGGCGTCCGAGGACGAGGGGGACGTCGCGGCTGACGCGGAGGTCGCTGACGGCGCCGACGTCGTGAGCTCGTTGCGCCTCGTCGCCGTGCCGGGGGCGGGACGGGGCGCGGAGATCGGCGTGGGTGCCCGCACGGTCGGGGGCCTGCTGCTGGTCGCCGTCATGGTCCTGGTGGTGCTCGGGGCACGCTGGTGGTGGGTCGACCAGCAGGCCACCGCGCTGCCGGTCGCCGCTGGCCTCGACCAGGAGGGTGGTTCCGTCCCCGCCGGTGGCGGCGCTGAGGGCGACGTGGGTGGTCAGGCCGGCGGAGGCGAGAGCCCCGCCCCAGGGGCGGCGGGGGAGGGCGGGTCGCCGGGGACGACGGGGGACGGTGGATCGAGCACCCCTCCCGCTGCACCCTCCGCCGCGGTCGGTGACGCCTCCGGGCTGGCCGCCGGGCCGGTGCTCGTCCACGTGGTGGGCGAGGTCGCGGCTCCGGGCGTCGTCGAGCTGCCGGCCGGCGCGAGGGTCGTGGATGCCATCGATGCCGCTGGTGGGCTCACCGAGGCGGCCGACGCCGGCTCGGTCAACATGGCGCGGGCCGTCGTCGACGGCGAGCAGGTCTGGGTGGGTGCACCTGGAGAGGATCCGCCGGTGGGGTGGGTCTCCGGAGCCCGGACCGACACCGGCAGCGGCTCCGGCAGCGAGGCTGGTGGCTCGGCGGGCACAGGCGTCCTCGCGCCCGTCGACCTCAACCGGGCCACGCAGGCCGACCTCGAGGAGCTGCCCGGGATCGGCCCGGTCACGGCAGGTCGCATCCTCGCCTGGCGGGAGGAGCACGGAGGATTCACCGCCGTGGCCGAGCTGCTCGAGGTGAGTGGGATCGGTGAGCGGACGCTGGAACAGCTGGAGCCGCTGGTCGTGGTGGGGAGGTGA